One genomic region from Fimbriimonadaceae bacterium encodes:
- a CDS encoding PQQ-dependent sugar dehydrogenase — translation MAKSIYLILALAGLGASWACVGSTEGNQDSEGLHDNSSISSAGKGQQQRGVNVTRLYNDTCGKCHGMNGEGGGAGTKTLLTQEKFDQKHDKPFFDAIKNGVIDMGMESYGETMSDQEIWAMVVHIRELQYKALRAENGGPKATNGVYKSKYHDYKIETVVDREQGLRTPWALDWLPDGRMIVTNRPGKLVVVKDGKVQSEVSGIPDSVEIGQGGLMDVAVHPDYAKNGWIYLSYTEPAGAGARGGMTKVVRGKLSFDGAQAKWVSQQTIWETEQQYYSGSGVHFGCKIVFDGKGHVFIGVGERGTNMRVQDITTPYGKVMRVNEDGSVPKDNPFASTKGAEKVWTTGHRNPQGLALDLEGRLWDTEHAPRGGDELNQIVKGENYGWPVISFAINYNDSPFVTPWPKPGQNFKMPIFRWLPSNAASGLDVHKGQAFPQWKGDLFAGGLAGQDLDRIRIGKDGQLAEREELVWGMGRVRDVMCGPDGYVYLALNQPDIIVRLVPAK, via the coding sequence GTGGCAAAGTCGATTTATCTGATTCTCGCCCTAGCTGGGCTGGGTGCGTCGTGGGCATGTGTGGGCAGTACAGAGGGCAACCAAGATTCGGAGGGCCTTCATGACAACTCTTCTATTAGCAGCGCGGGCAAGGGCCAGCAGCAAAGGGGAGTCAACGTCACCCGGCTCTATAACGACACTTGCGGCAAATGCCACGGCATGAACGGTGAGGGCGGCGGCGCGGGAACCAAGACCCTGCTTACCCAAGAGAAGTTTGATCAGAAGCACGACAAGCCGTTCTTTGACGCGATCAAGAACGGCGTCATCGACATGGGCATGGAGTCGTATGGCGAAACGATGTCCGACCAAGAGATTTGGGCGATGGTCGTGCATATTCGCGAGCTCCAATACAAGGCTCTGCGCGCTGAAAATGGCGGGCCAAAGGCCACCAACGGCGTGTACAAATCCAAGTACCACGACTACAAGATCGAGACAGTGGTTGACCGAGAGCAAGGGTTGCGCACGCCGTGGGCTTTGGACTGGCTGCCAGACGGCCGCATGATTGTCACGAACCGGCCTGGAAAGTTGGTGGTGGTGAAGGACGGGAAGGTGCAGTCGGAGGTTTCGGGCATTCCCGATAGCGTTGAAATTGGGCAGGGCGGGCTGATGGATGTGGCGGTGCACCCCGATTACGCCAAGAACGGCTGGATCTACTTAAGTTACACGGAGCCAGCTGGAGCGGGCGCACGAGGCGGCATGACGAAGGTCGTTCGCGGAAAGCTCAGCTTTGATGGCGCTCAGGCAAAGTGGGTCAGCCAGCAGACGATTTGGGAGACCGAGCAGCAGTATTACAGTGGTTCGGGCGTTCACTTCGGCTGCAAGATCGTTTTCGACGGCAAGGGGCATGTCTTCATTGGTGTTGGCGAGCGTGGCACGAACATGCGCGTCCAAGACATCACCACGCCTTACGGCAAGGTGATGCGGGTGAATGAGGATGGGTCGGTGCCGAAGGACAATCCCTTTGCGAGCACCAAAGGCGCAGAGAAGGTGTGGACGACCGGACATCGCAACCCGCAAGGCTTGGCGTTGGACCTTGAGGGACGGCTTTGGGATACGGAGCACGCTCCGCGCGGCGGCGACGAGCTGAACCAGATCGTCAAGGGCGAGAACTACGGCTGGCCGGTGATTAGCTTTGCTATCAACTACAACGACTCGCCGTTTGTGACGCCTTGGCCAAAGCCGGGGCAAAACTTTAAGATGCCGATTTTCCGATGGCTGCCGTCGAATGCGGCGAGCGGGCTCGATGTTCATAAGGGGCAGGCTTTTCCGCAGTGGAAGGGTGATCTCTTTGCCGGTGGCCTTGCAGGGCAAGACCTTGACCGTATTCGGATTGGAAAGGACGGGCAGTTGGCTGAGCGGGAAGAACTGGTTTGGGGGATGGGGCGCGTGCGGGACGTGATGTGCGGGCCGGATGGCTATGTGTATCTGGCGCTGAATCAGCCGGACATTATTGTGCGGCTTGTGCCTGCGAAGTAG
- a CDS encoding phage tail protein, with product MADPFIGEIRPVPYTFAPRNWAFCSGQLLPINQNQALFSLIGTTYGGNGQTNFALPDLRGRVPMSSGTGPGLSSKTLGEKAGVETVTLTANEIPAHNHPANVSVQPADQYSPGLLLPAVSPRQLFAPGPTGAFAPGMITNTGGNQAHNNLQPYLTISFVIALTGIFPPLN from the coding sequence ATGGCAGATCCTTTTATTGGTGAAATCCGACCGGTACCGTACACCTTTGCTCCTCGGAACTGGGCGTTTTGCAGCGGGCAACTCCTCCCAATCAATCAGAACCAGGCGCTCTTCTCGCTGATTGGCACGACTTACGGCGGCAACGGTCAGACCAACTTCGCCCTTCCTGACCTTCGTGGACGTGTTCCGATGAGTTCGGGAACGGGTCCTGGTCTATCCTCGAAGACTTTGGGGGAGAAGGCCGGAGTGGAGACGGTGACGCTTACGGCAAACGAGATTCCGGCGCACAACCACCCGGCGAACGTATCCGTACAGCCTGCTGATCAGTACTCGCCAGGATTGCTTTTGCCTGCGGTTTCACCTCGGCAACTTTTTGCACCAGGGCCGACGGGCGCATTTGCCCCTGGGATGATTACGAACACTGGCGGCAACCAGGCGCACAATAATCTGCAGCCCTATCTCACGATCAGCTTTGTCATCGCTTTGACAGGGATTTTCCCGCCGTTGAACTAA
- a CDS encoding phage tail protein — protein MAEPFIGEIKLVPYNFAPRGWAFCNGTLISIAQNTALFALLGTMYGGNGQTNFALPDLRGRGAISSGQGPGLSNYSQGETGGAENVTLTTAAMPAHGHSAQASSAFGTQGDPAGALPAKSPLALGYAYRSGAGGTMPSDAVSSVGGGQPHTNHQPYLVLNYVIAMVGIFPPRN, from the coding sequence ATGGCAGAACCGTTCATTGGTGAAATCAAGCTTGTGCCCTATAACTTCGCCCCGCGAGGGTGGGCCTTCTGCAATGGGACACTGATCTCTATTGCTCAGAACACCGCGCTTTTTGCGTTGCTTGGGACGATGTATGGTGGCAACGGGCAGACGAATTTTGCCCTTCCCGACCTGCGTGGCAGGGGGGCGATCTCATCGGGGCAAGGGCCAGGCCTGAGCAACTATAGCCAAGGAGAGACCGGAGGCGCCGAGAACGTCACCTTGACGACAGCAGCAATGCCAGCTCACGGACACTCAGCACAAGCTTCGTCGGCATTTGGCACACAGGGCGACCCGGCAGGAGCCCTTCCGGCTAAGTCACCACTTGCGCTTGGCTATGCCTATCGCTCGGGCGCAGGGGGCACGATGCCGAGTGATGCCGTTAGCAGCGTAGGCGGAGGACAACCGCATACGAATCATCAACCCTATCTGGTTCTTAACTACGTCATTGCGATGGTGGGGATATTTCCGCCGCGTAACTGA
- a CDS encoding DUF1800 domain-containing protein — translation MKTVREKVAHLCRRFGLGATIADLDRYEKMGLDATIRDLLDFSKPDPAYPVHASEFFYQKDGQVQTQPNRVTAWWLTRMALTDRPSRDKLLIFLHDHFAISASKIESGPVMLDHVRMLEKNMTQPFATLLEEVSTDPGMLIWLDLRLSIKGAPNENFARELLELFTLGIGNYTEKDIQEAAKALTGWGLRNITAERGRDAQREAFNDWVMKGTPLVAACFSPALSDEGPHELLGQRKRFDLSSTCDFLAKHPTTATYLCTKLWEYYAYPQPEKKVVERLAKAWVKSEGRIPAVMLEMTKMDEFWSEKAERTIIKSPIDYVIPVVRQVIDPKAVLADRPTDATATTPASPTMLNLANTLVYLCNKLGMAPLYPPDVAGWNWGTAWLSTSTVLDRINMANIFGGRAKSVAQRLQLTAQARGVSGDEGLIRLLAETLDVPLSPEDAAVLIEIAQKNGLARGIANTDATARAMLPILRTVFAMPAFQMC, via the coding sequence ATGAAAACAGTTCGCGAGAAGGTGGCACACCTCTGTCGTCGATTTGGACTTGGTGCGACAATCGCTGATCTTGACCGCTACGAGAAAATGGGTCTTGACGCGACGATCCGCGATCTCCTCGACTTTAGCAAGCCTGATCCTGCCTATCCGGTTCATGCCTCTGAGTTCTTTTATCAGAAGGACGGCCAAGTCCAAACCCAGCCAAATCGGGTGACCGCTTGGTGGTTGACGAGGATGGCGCTGACGGACCGACCATCGCGCGATAAGCTGCTCATCTTTTTGCACGATCATTTCGCGATCAGCGCGTCGAAAATCGAGAGCGGTCCCGTGATGCTCGATCACGTAAGGATGCTTGAGAAAAACATGACGCAGCCGTTTGCGACGCTGCTCGAAGAGGTCTCGACCGATCCAGGAATGTTGATTTGGCTGGACCTGCGGCTAAGTATAAAAGGTGCGCCAAATGAGAACTTCGCGCGCGAACTGCTAGAGCTGTTTACGCTTGGAATTGGAAATTACACCGAGAAAGATATTCAGGAAGCAGCAAAGGCTTTGACCGGTTGGGGGTTGAGAAACATTACGGCAGAGCGCGGGCGCGACGCTCAGCGTGAGGCGTTTAACGATTGGGTCATGAAGGGAACCCCCTTGGTTGCCGCATGTTTTAGCCCCGCACTTTCTGACGAGGGGCCTCACGAATTGCTGGGCCAGAGAAAGCGATTCGATCTGTCTTCGACTTGCGATTTCCTCGCGAAGCACCCGACAACTGCCACTTATCTCTGCACAAAGCTCTGGGAGTATTACGCTTATCCGCAGCCTGAGAAGAAGGTCGTTGAGCGTCTTGCGAAGGCATGGGTGAAGAGCGAGGGTCGCATCCCCGCAGTGATGCTCGAAATGACCAAGATGGATGAGTTTTGGAGCGAGAAGGCCGAGCGAACGATTATCAAGAGTCCGATCGACTATGTCATTCCTGTGGTTCGGCAGGTCATCGATCCTAAGGCAGTGCTGGCAGATCGCCCTACCGATGCAACGGCTACGACACCCGCGTCTCCCACTATGCTCAACCTTGCGAACACATTGGTTTATCTTTGCAATAAGCTGGGCATGGCTCCGCTGTATCCGCCAGATGTCGCCGGTTGGAACTGGGGCACGGCTTGGCTCAGCACCTCTACCGTTCTTGACCGGATTAACATGGCCAACATTTTTGGTGGCCGGGCAAAGTCTGTGGCCCAGCGTCTTCAGCTAACGGCTCAAGCGAGGGGTGTCTCGGGGGATGAAGGCCTGATACGGCTGCTGGCAGAAACTTTGGATGTGCCGCTGAGCCCTGAGGATGCGGCTGTCTTGATCGAGATTGCGCAGAAGAACGGGTTAGCTAGGGGTATCGCCAACACCGATGCGACTGCCCGGGCGATGCTTCCCATCTTGCGCACCGTCTTTGCGATGCCAGCCTTCCAGATGTGCTAA
- a CDS encoding transglutaminase family protein — protein sequence MTLEIEHRIQFKYSDFISESWMEFWIEPKSTRQQIVRSFFLAVGPPTKVHTFTDWLGNTVHHFGIPKYHKEIEVLARSIVETQPAACNLEDLPTEPLHTEGFTTEKDFLLFGGPIKDSPSLLKFSSKLKSKSGEPVGKIAEEIAHLIENEITYNPVVTQYNSTVEDALKHKAGVCQDIAQIMIGLLRLKGVPARYVNGYLHVFREGEVASESHAWVEFLTPTGEWMPYDPTNQCVPDERYVVVAHGRNYDDVPPNKGVYRGSATEVLTASVRTSITERMAVNELRNSFGSLDLPVFAKIPSRAPQMIDDQARTQTQQQQQ from the coding sequence ATGACCCTCGAAATAGAACACCGTATCCAGTTTAAGTATTCCGATTTCATCAGCGAATCGTGGATGGAGTTTTGGATTGAACCCAAAAGCACACGTCAGCAGATCGTGCGTAGCTTTTTTCTGGCTGTTGGACCGCCCACGAAGGTCCATACCTTCACCGACTGGCTGGGCAACACCGTCCACCATTTCGGCATCCCCAAGTACCACAAGGAGATTGAGGTTCTTGCCCGCTCTATTGTAGAAACCCAGCCCGCTGCTTGCAACCTCGAAGATCTGCCGACCGAGCCGCTCCATACCGAAGGCTTTACAACCGAAAAAGACTTCTTGCTGTTTGGCGGGCCCATCAAAGATTCGCCGAGCTTGCTCAAATTCTCATCGAAGCTCAAAAGCAAGAGTGGCGAGCCTGTGGGCAAGATCGCCGAGGAGATTGCCCACCTGATCGAAAATGAGATCACCTACAACCCCGTGGTCACCCAGTACAACTCTACCGTTGAAGATGCCCTAAAGCATAAGGCGGGTGTCTGCCAAGACATCGCCCAAATCATGATCGGCTTACTCCGCCTGAAGGGCGTTCCGGCGCGGTATGTAAACGGCTATCTGCACGTCTTCCGTGAGGGAGAGGTCGCCTCCGAAAGCCACGCCTGGGTTGAGTTTTTAACGCCCACCGGCGAATGGATGCCCTACGATCCGACGAACCAATGCGTCCCTGACGAGCGATACGTCGTGGTCGCCCACGGACGGAACTACGACGACGTGCCCCCAAACAAGGGCGTTTATCGAGGCAGTGCAACGGAAGTTCTAACGGCGTCTGTGCGCACGTCGATCACGGAGAGGATGGCAGTGAATGAGCTACGAAACTCCTTTGGCAGCTTGGACCTTCCTGTGTTTGCCAAGATCCCATCTCGCGCCCCACAGATGATCGACGATCAGGCCCGAACCCAAACTCAACAGCAACAGCAGTAA
- a CDS encoding Zn-dependent alcohol dehydrogenase, giving the protein MPIQGKASILEEPGAPAVVRDITIDPPERNEVLIRLVASGVCHTDLTVKMLHGNGMKFPIVLGHEGAGYVEEVGEGVTHLKPGDPVVIAYRAPCEQCPACLRGDPRRCYMALRPGPRIKRASDGAVCSQVLRCGTFATHTVVHAKAAIKMPDKMPLDKACLIACGVITGVGAALNTTPVHRGSRVAVIGCGGVGLSVIQGAKIAGARQIIAVDINPVKLGWAKDFGATHTVNAKEVDAVAEVRKLTDDGWDGGVEYAFEATGIPASTEQAIKMLSYGGTATTIGFPAQTDSVNLNLGDMATGVYWNKAGLRVCHCGDTLPSYDFPMLADMYLKGELELDRMVTRKIKLEEVEDAFHEMETGDVIRSVIMF; this is encoded by the coding sequence ATGCCCATCCAAGGAAAAGCCTCGATCCTCGAAGAGCCAGGCGCGCCCGCCGTCGTTCGCGACATCACCATCGACCCGCCCGAGCGCAATGAGGTCCTCATCCGGCTGGTCGCCAGTGGCGTCTGCCACACCGACCTCACGGTGAAGATGCTCCACGGCAACGGGATGAAGTTCCCGATCGTGCTGGGCCACGAAGGCGCGGGCTATGTCGAAGAAGTGGGCGAAGGGGTCACCCACCTCAAACCCGGCGACCCCGTCGTGATCGCCTACCGCGCCCCCTGCGAGCAGTGCCCCGCCTGCCTGCGCGGCGACCCCCGCCGGTGCTACATGGCCCTGCGCCCAGGCCCCCGCATCAAGCGCGCTTCCGACGGCGCCGTGTGCTCCCAAGTTTTGCGCTGCGGCACGTTTGCCACCCATACCGTCGTCCACGCCAAAGCCGCTATCAAGATGCCCGACAAGATGCCGCTGGACAAAGCTTGCCTCATCGCCTGCGGCGTCATCACCGGAGTCGGCGCGGCGCTGAACACGACCCCCGTCCATCGCGGCTCACGAGTCGCGGTCATCGGCTGTGGCGGCGTGGGCCTCAGTGTCATTCAGGGTGCGAAGATCGCCGGAGCCCGACAGATCATCGCCGTGGACATCAACCCGGTCAAGCTCGGCTGGGCGAAGGATTTCGGCGCGACCCACACCGTCAATGCCAAAGAGGTAGACGCGGTCGCCGAAGTCCGCAAGCTCACCGACGATGGTTGGGACGGCGGCGTGGAGTACGCCTTCGAGGCCACCGGCATCCCCGCCAGCACCGAGCAGGCGATCAAGATGCTCAGCTATGGCGGCACGGCGACGACCATCGGCTTCCCTGCGCAGACCGACTCGGTGAACCTCAACCTCGGCGACATGGCGACCGGTGTGTACTGGAACAAGGCGGGTCTGCGCGTGTGCCACTGCGGCGACACCTTGCCGTCTTACGACTTCCCAATGCTCGCCGACATGTACTTAAAAGGTGAGTTGGAACTGGACCGCATGGTCACGCGAAAGATTAAGCTTGAAGAGGTCGAAGACGCATTTCACGAGATGGAGACCGGCGATGTGATCCGGTCGGTCATCATGTTTTAG
- a CDS encoding circularly permuted type 2 ATP-grasp protein has product MEWTTKLTGFDESFDSNGVPRPHYAPITSALGKLTTKQIRQRGQLQDVSLRNQGITFNVYGEEDGEEKIFPFDFVPRVITSKEWETVEAGLIQRVTALNLFLKDIYSKQQILHDKVVPWDLIFSRSEYRRELLGITPPHDVFTHIVGTDLIRGEQGEFLVLEDNCRCPSGVSYVVENRNILQRTFPELFSKYSVAPVRNYPDMLLDCLQFVSPRNSMRGLVVVLTPGRANSAFYEHSFLAREMGALLVEGSDLVVEENHVYVRTTEGRRQVDVVYRRLDDPYLDPLVFRRDSILGVAGLINAYREGNVAIVNAPGAGVADDKAVYPFIPDVIRYYLDEEPIIEQIPTYKGFLAEDCKYMLENLDKLVVKMTDGAGGYGMLMGPMATQAEREEFAKKIKDDPDHYIAQPLIQLSAHPTYLDGEYKARRVDLRPFVVYGDRIRVLPGGLTRVALREGSYVVNSSQGGGSKDTWVIGEQA; this is encoded by the coding sequence ATGGAATGGACTACTAAGCTCACTGGATTTGACGAGTCCTTCGATTCCAACGGCGTCCCCAGACCGCATTACGCTCCGATCACCAGCGCTCTCGGGAAATTAACAACTAAGCAGATACGCCAAAGGGGGCAGCTACAAGATGTTTCGCTTCGGAATCAAGGCATCACTTTTAACGTATACGGCGAAGAAGACGGGGAAGAGAAAATCTTCCCCTTTGACTTCGTGCCGCGCGTCATTACGTCCAAAGAATGGGAAACGGTTGAAGCTGGACTCATCCAACGAGTCACAGCCCTTAACCTTTTTCTAAAGGACATCTACTCGAAGCAGCAGATTCTGCACGATAAGGTCGTACCGTGGGATCTTATATTCTCGCGTTCCGAATATCGTCGTGAGCTTTTGGGTATTACACCTCCCCACGATGTCTTTACTCACATCGTAGGAACCGACCTCATCCGTGGCGAGCAAGGTGAGTTCCTTGTGCTTGAGGATAACTGTCGCTGTCCCAGCGGAGTCTCCTACGTCGTCGAGAACCGAAATATTCTTCAACGCACATTTCCCGAGCTTTTCTCGAAATACTCGGTAGCGCCCGTCCGAAACTATCCGGACATGCTGTTGGACTGCCTTCAGTTCGTTTCGCCGCGAAACTCGATGCGTGGCTTAGTCGTCGTGCTCACCCCCGGACGCGCCAACTCGGCATTCTACGAACACAGCTTCCTCGCCAGGGAAATGGGCGCGCTGCTCGTGGAAGGCTCCGACCTCGTCGTCGAAGAAAACCACGTTTACGTTCGTACGACCGAAGGCCGCCGACAGGTTGATGTCGTCTATCGCCGACTCGATGATCCTTATCTCGACCCGCTCGTGTTTCGACGCGATTCGATCCTCGGCGTCGCAGGATTGATCAATGCTTACCGCGAAGGCAACGTCGCAATTGTTAATGCACCGGGAGCCGGAGTCGCCGACGATAAGGCCGTTTATCCGTTCATTCCCGACGTCATCCGTTACTACCTGGATGAAGAGCCCATCATCGAGCAGATTCCAACGTACAAAGGCTTCCTCGCTGAGGACTGCAAATACATGCTTGAGAACCTTGACAAGCTCGTCGTCAAGATGACCGACGGAGCGGGCGGCTACGGAATGCTCATGGGGCCGATGGCAACCCAAGCTGAGCGCGAGGAATTCGCAAAGAAGATCAAGGACGATCCAGACCACTACATTGCCCAGCCGCTTATTCAGCTCTCCGCTCACCCAACCTACCTCGATGGGGAGTATAAAGCTCGACGGGTCGACCTCAGGCCGTTTGTGGTCTATGGGGATCGAATCCGCGTCTTGCCCGGAGGACTCACCAGAGTCGCTCTGCGCGAGGGCTCTTACGTCGTCAACTCCAGTCAAGGTGGGGGAAGCAAAGACACTTGGGTGATAGGAGAACAAGCCTAA
- a CDS encoding PEP-CTERM sorting domain-containing protein (PEP-CTERM proteins occur, often in large numbers, in the proteomes of bacteria that also encode an exosortase, a predicted intramembrane cysteine proteinase. The presence of a PEP-CTERM domain at a protein's C-terminus predicts cleavage within the sorting domain, followed by covalent anchoring to some some component of the (usually Gram-negative) cell surface. Many PEP-CTERM proteins exhibit an unusual sequence composition that includes large numbers of potential glycosylation sites. Expression of one such protein has been shown restore the ability of a bacterium to form floc, a type of biofilm.) has product MLFKVRVRAFALALVGIASLATPRLAASQVSNGSFEVGGGSFSSWGTIGNAQIQGNSLGSGPTDGLWQALLATATDGTVNSNVVPGIGVGPGALEPFLGVNAGTLLGVGNGTPLLGSGMTQTIGMIGGQSLFFDWNFLTNQTFNDGTNNSIAPSTVNNDFAFMTILPVGDPGSAQIFVLADTFFGYVNNPGAPGGFETGFTITAATNPFISETGFQNFMWTAQTSGQYLLGIGVVHVTTGPDNGVNSGLLIDNVQLDAVPEPSSIAALSLLGLGLLRRRVRKVKDKA; this is encoded by the coding sequence ATGTTGTTTAAGGTACGCGTACGTGCATTTGCTTTGGCGCTTGTGGGCATCGCCTCTCTTGCAACCCCGAGGCTAGCCGCTTCCCAGGTCTCTAACGGAAGCTTTGAGGTTGGGGGCGGGAGTTTTTCGAGTTGGGGCACGATAGGGAATGCACAGATTCAAGGAAACTCGCTTGGCTCTGGTCCGACGGATGGCCTGTGGCAAGCTCTGCTTGCAACGGCAACCGACGGCACGGTCAACTCCAATGTAGTCCCTGGAATTGGCGTAGGGCCAGGGGCGCTTGAACCGTTTCTGGGAGTCAATGCGGGAACGCTTTTGGGGGTCGGGAACGGGACACCCCTGCTTGGGTCAGGAATGACGCAGACCATCGGAATGATCGGCGGGCAGAGCCTTTTCTTCGATTGGAATTTCCTGACGAACCAGACCTTCAACGATGGAACCAACAACTCCATCGCGCCGAGCACTGTCAACAACGACTTCGCATTTATGACGATTCTTCCCGTCGGGGATCCTGGATCGGCGCAAATCTTCGTTCTTGCTGACACCTTCTTCGGCTATGTGAACAATCCGGGCGCGCCCGGCGGGTTTGAGACTGGATTCACGATCACGGCGGCGACCAACCCGTTCATCTCCGAAACCGGCTTCCAGAACTTTATGTGGACGGCACAGACGAGTGGGCAGTATCTACTCGGGATCGGAGTTGTTCATGTCACAACCGGGCCGGACAACGGGGTGAACTCTGGCCTGCTCATAGACAATGTTCAGCTTGATGCCGTGCCTGAGCCATCGAGTATTGCGGCTCTGAGCTTGTTGGGTCTCGGCCTCCTGCGCAGGCGTGTGCGCAAGGTGAAGGACAAGGCATGA
- a CDS encoding phage tail protein → MAEPFLGEIRLVAFNFAPQGWATCSGQLLPIAQNDALFALIGTIYGGNGQTTFALPDFRGRVAVSHGQGPGLSNYLLGQASGSEGITLSTNQIPTHNHTMAVSSNTATTSDPRNGVFAKPNVNPRMQNLYGSPANVAMEGDTIGAAGGSQPHENRQPFLSLLYVIALQGIFPSQN, encoded by the coding sequence ATGGCAGAACCATTTCTTGGAGAGATTCGACTGGTGGCATTCAACTTTGCGCCACAAGGCTGGGCTACGTGTTCAGGGCAACTCTTGCCGATAGCACAGAACGACGCTTTATTCGCGCTGATCGGAACGATCTATGGCGGCAACGGGCAGACCACCTTCGCCCTTCCTGATTTTCGGGGCAGGGTCGCAGTCTCTCACGGGCAAGGTCCTGGCCTGAGTAATTATCTGCTTGGGCAAGCGTCGGGTAGCGAGGGCATCACCCTCTCTACCAACCAGATACCTACGCATAACCACACGATGGCGGTGTCGAGCAATACGGCGACGACGAGCGACCCACGAAACGGTGTCTTTGCAAAGCCGAACGTCAACCCAAGAATGCAAAATCTGTATGGCAGCCCGGCAAATGTTGCGATGGAAGGGGACACGATTGGCGCCGCGGGTGGCAGCCAGCCTCACGAGAATCGTCAGCCCTTTTTGTCCCTGCTTTACGTGATCGCCCTCCAAGGAATCTTCCCCAGCCAGAACTAA
- a CDS encoding alpha-E domain-containing protein produces the protein MLLSRVAHNLYWMGRFLERAENSGRQLKVASEFYIELSGLDNDRANEEWNFLTHCFPVPEGHNIKTTPKSDVCLRYLNYFLLDTENPVSVISSVAKARENARAVSETMTREVIYNLNHAYRGLQRPGGRKYRDEGHALEAVAACQRDLLTTLGAIEHTLTRDQGWCYHKFGEAMERTQRTLIVLGARLPSLEVPSEDTASPLHFAGWRSLLSNLASLENYRQMYGPRFERRNVLEFFVFHPGAPRTVNCGVRRMLGYLKQLPPHGPGVKSATREIGKLAATLEYDQEEILDRKDITQFINDSLDTLTRVHEAMTSPDQEL, from the coding sequence ATGCTGCTGTCACGCGTTGCACACAATCTCTATTGGATGGGCCGCTTTCTAGAGCGGGCCGAAAACAGCGGGCGCCAGCTCAAAGTGGCCAGTGAGTTCTACATTGAACTTTCCGGACTAGACAATGATCGGGCGAATGAAGAGTGGAATTTCCTTACCCACTGCTTCCCTGTTCCCGAAGGGCACAACATCAAGACAACTCCGAAGTCCGACGTTTGCCTGCGCTACTTGAACTATTTTTTGCTCGACACTGAGAACCCGGTGTCGGTGATTTCAAGCGTCGCCAAGGCCCGAGAAAACGCCCGTGCCGTCTCCGAAACCATGACGCGCGAGGTGATCTACAACCTGAACCACGCTTACCGAGGGCTGCAGCGTCCTGGGGGGAGGAAGTACCGGGATGAAGGCCACGCCCTGGAAGCGGTCGCGGCTTGCCAACGGGATTTGCTCACAACGCTAGGCGCGATTGAACATACGCTCACCCGCGACCAAGGCTGGTGTTATCACAAATTCGGCGAAGCGATGGAGCGCACCCAACGAACGCTCATCGTCCTTGGCGCAAGACTCCCAAGCTTGGAAGTCCCCTCCGAAGACACCGCCTCACCGCTTCACTTTGCCGGGTGGCGTAGTCTGCTGTCGAACCTCGCATCGCTGGAAAACTACCGCCAGATGTACGGTCCGCGATTTGAGCGACGCAATGTCTTGGAGTTCTTCGTCTTTCATCCTGGCGCACCGAGAACCGTCAACTGCGGCGTGCGGCGAATGCTTGGCTACCTCAAACAATTGCCGCCACACGGACCAGGAGTAAAGTCCGCAACGCGCGAAATCGGAAAGCTCGCGGCGACGCTCGAATACGATCAAGAAGAGATTCTCGACCGTAAGGACATCACTCAATTTATTAACGATTCCCTCGATACGCTTACACGAGTGCACGAGGCCATGACAAGCCCCGACCAGGAGTTATAA